A window of Phyllobacterium sp. T1293 contains these coding sequences:
- the carB gene encoding carbamoyl-phosphate synthase large subunit, translating into MPKRTDIKSILIIGAGPIIIGQACEFDYSGTQACKALKEEGYRVILVNSNPATIMTDPELADATYIEPITPEVVAKIIAKERPDALLPTMGGQTALNTALSLRRMGVLERYNVEMIGANAEAIDKAEDRALFREAMAKIGLETPKSMLANATEVKDLDRRLHKEQREIVKAKYSGPELDAALDKLETEWQLGEGDRKQRYVSHALGMAGAALDHVGLPAIIRPSFTMGGTGGGIAYNRSEFYEIIGSGLDASPTTEVLIEESVLGWKEYEMEVVRDKADNCIIICSIENIDPMGVHTGDSITVAPALTLTDKEYQIMRNASIAVLREIGVETGGSNVQFAVNPENGRLIVIEMNPRVSRSSALASKATGFPIAKIAAKLAVGYTLDELENDITGGATPASFEPSIDYVVTKIPRFAFEKFPGAEPTLTTAMKSVGEVMAIGRTFKESLQKALRGLETGLTGLDEIAIPGLGEGSDNNAIRAAIGTPTPDRLRMVAQALRLGLSVEEVHEGCKIDPWFLEQMAEIIATEERVREHGLPQDAQNLRMLKGMGFSDARLGSLAKIDANDVFKLRRKLGVHPVFKRIDTCAAEFASPTAYMYSTYEVPFAGAVASEAQVSDRKKVVILGGGPNRIGQGIEFDYCCCHAAFALRDAGYEAIMINCNPETVSTDYDTSDRLYFEPLTAEDVLEILRTEQTAGTLHGVIVQFGGQTPLKLADALEKAGIPILGTSPDAIDLAEDRDRFQKLLIKLDLTQPKNGIAYSVEQARTIAGELGFPLVVRPSYVLGGRAMQIIHDERALQSYLLDTVPELVPEDIKQKYPNDKTGQINTLLGKNPLLFDRYLSEAIEVDVDCLCDGKNTWVSGIMEHIEEAGIHSGDSACSLPVHSLSAEIVEQLEAETAALAKSLNVVGLMNVQYAIKDGTIYVLEVNPRASRTVPFVAKTIGKPIAKIAARIMAGETLDEALGNYGGKPSGTARKHIAVKEAVFPFARFPGVDILLGPEMRSTGEVMGLDYDYALAFAKAQLGAGVDLPRDGTLFVSVRDEDKQRILAPVKRLSELGFKVLATGGTARFLAENGVAAQKINKVQEGRPHVEDAIRNRQVQLVFNTTDSAKAISDSKSLRRATLMQKVPYYTTLSGADAVAEAIAALKAGSLEVRPLQDYF; encoded by the coding sequence ATGCCAAAACGCACCGACATCAAATCTATTCTGATCATCGGCGCAGGACCGATCATCATCGGTCAGGCATGTGAATTCGACTATTCAGGCACACAGGCCTGTAAAGCGCTGAAAGAGGAAGGCTACCGCGTCATCCTCGTCAACTCCAACCCGGCCACGATCATGACCGACCCGGAACTGGCCGATGCGACCTATATCGAGCCGATCACCCCTGAGGTGGTCGCCAAGATCATCGCCAAGGAACGCCCCGACGCTCTGCTACCCACCATGGGCGGACAGACTGCGCTGAACACCGCCCTGTCGCTGCGCCGCATGGGTGTGCTTGAACGCTACAATGTCGAAATGATCGGGGCTAATGCGGAAGCCATCGACAAGGCCGAAGACCGCGCGCTTTTCCGCGAGGCCATGGCCAAGATCGGGCTGGAAACACCCAAATCCATGCTGGCCAATGCAACCGAGGTGAAAGATCTCGACCGCCGCCTGCATAAGGAACAGCGTGAGATCGTCAAAGCCAAATATTCTGGCCCGGAACTGGATGCGGCGCTCGACAAGCTGGAAACCGAATGGCAGCTCGGCGAAGGCGACCGCAAGCAGCGCTATGTCTCCCATGCGCTGGGGATGGCCGGTGCGGCGCTCGATCATGTCGGCCTGCCCGCCATCATCCGCCCGTCCTTCACCATGGGCGGCACCGGCGGCGGCATTGCCTATAACCGCTCTGAATTTTACGAGATCATCGGCAGCGGCCTTGATGCATCGCCAACCACCGAAGTGCTGATTGAAGAATCCGTGCTTGGCTGGAAAGAATATGAAATGGAAGTCGTCCGCGACAAGGCGGACAATTGCATCATCATCTGCTCCATCGAGAATATCGACCCGATGGGTGTGCATACGGGCGACTCGATCACCGTTGCCCCAGCCTTGACCCTGACGGACAAGGAATATCAGATTATGCGCAATGCCTCGATTGCGGTGCTGCGTGAGATTGGCGTGGAAACCGGCGGTTCGAACGTGCAGTTTGCAGTGAACCCTGAGAATGGCCGTCTGATCGTCATTGAAATGAACCCGCGCGTCTCGCGCTCTTCGGCGCTGGCTTCCAAGGCAACCGGCTTCCCGATTGCCAAGATCGCAGCCAAGCTTGCCGTCGGCTACACTTTGGATGAGCTTGAGAACGATATCACCGGCGGCGCAACCCCGGCATCATTCGAACCCTCCATCGATTATGTCGTCACCAAGATCCCACGCTTTGCCTTCGAAAAGTTCCCCGGTGCCGAACCCACACTGACAACGGCTATGAAATCCGTTGGTGAAGTCATGGCCATTGGCCGTACCTTCAAGGAATCGCTGCAAAAGGCGCTGCGCGGCCTTGAAACCGGACTGACCGGTCTCGATGAAATCGCCATTCCCGGCCTTGGCGAAGGCAGTGACAACAATGCCATTCGCGCTGCCATTGGCACGCCAACGCCCGACCGTCTGCGCATGGTTGCTCAGGCGCTGCGCCTTGGCCTTTCCGTCGAGGAAGTCCACGAGGGTTGCAAGATTGATCCATGGTTCCTTGAACAGATGGCTGAAATCATCGCCACCGAAGAGCGTGTGCGCGAGCATGGCCTGCCGCAGGATGCCCAGAACCTGCGTATGCTGAAGGGCATGGGCTTTTCCGATGCCCGTCTCGGCAGCCTTGCCAAGATCGACGCCAACGACGTGTTCAAGCTACGCAGGAAGCTGGGTGTACATCCGGTCTTCAAGCGCATTGACACCTGCGCCGCCGAATTTGCCTCGCCAACCGCCTATATGTATTCGACCTATGAAGTGCCGTTCGCCGGAGCGGTTGCTTCCGAAGCGCAGGTTTCGGACCGCAAGAAGGTGGTCATCCTTGGCGGCGGTCCCAACCGGATCGGGCAAGGCATTGAGTTCGATTATTGCTGCTGCCATGCGGCCTTTGCGCTGCGCGATGCGGGCTATGAAGCCATCATGATCAACTGCAATCCGGAAACGGTTTCAACGGATTATGACACCTCAGACCGGCTCTATTTCGAGCCACTGACGGCGGAAGACGTGCTGGAAATTCTGCGCACGGAACAGACAGCCGGGACATTGCACGGCGTCATCGTCCAGTTCGGCGGCCAGACACCGCTCAAGCTCGCCGATGCACTTGAAAAGGCGGGCATTCCGATCCTCGGCACCTCGCCCGATGCGATTGACCTTGCCGAAGACCGCGACCGCTTCCAGAAACTGCTCATCAAGCTTGATCTGACCCAGCCGAAGAACGGCATTGCTTACTCCGTCGAACAGGCGCGCACCATTGCCGGTGAACTCGGCTTCCCGCTGGTTGTCCGTCCGTCCTATGTGCTGGGCGGGCGTGCCATGCAGATTATCCATGATGAGCGCGCCTTGCAGAGCTATCTGCTCGACACGGTGCCCGAACTCGTGCCTGAAGACATCAAGCAAAAATATCCGAACGACAAGACGGGCCAGATCAACACGCTGCTCGGCAAGAACCCGCTGCTGTTTGACCGCTACTTGAGCGAAGCCATCGAAGTCGATGTGGATTGCCTGTGTGATGGCAAGAACACATGGGTATCGGGCATCATGGAACATATCGAGGAAGCCGGTATTCACTCCGGCGACAGTGCCTGCTCACTGCCTGTACATTCGCTCTCCGCCGAAATCGTTGAGCAGCTCGAAGCGGAAACCGCTGCACTGGCGAAGTCGCTGAATGTTGTCGGCCTGATGAACGTTCAGTACGCTATCAAGGATGGCACGATCTATGTGCTTGAGGTTAATCCGCGTGCCTCGCGCACAGTGCCCTTCGTTGCCAAGACCATTGGCAAGCCGATCGCCAAGATCGCCGCGCGCATCATGGCCGGTGAAACACTGGATGAGGCACTTGGCAATTACGGCGGCAAGCCCTCAGGCACGGCGCGCAAACACATTGCCGTCAAGGAAGCGGTCTTCCCGTTTGCCCGCTTCCCCGGTGTCGACATTCTGCTCGGACCGGAAATGCGCTCGACCGGTGAAGTCATGGGCCTCGACTATGATTACGCCCTCGCCTTTGCCAAGGCGCAGCTTGGTGCCGGTGTTGACCTTCCGCGTGACGGCACATTGTTCGTATCGGTGCGTGATGAGGACAAGCAGCGCATTCTGGCCCCAGTCAAGCGGCTTTCGGAATTGGGCTTCAAGGTACTGGCAACAGGCGGTACGGCCCGCTTCCTCGCGGAGAACGGTGTAGCAGCCCAGAAGATCAACAAGGTTCAAGAGGGACGTCCGCATGTTGAGGACGCCATTCGCAACCGGCAGGTGCAGCTGGTGTTCAACACCACCGATAGCGCCAAGGCGATCTCGGACTCCAAATCGCTGCGCCGCGCCACATTGATGCAGAAGGTGCCCTATTACACCACGCTGTCGGGTGCCGATGCGGTGGCGGAAGCCATTGCAGCGCTGAAAGCCGGTTCGCTCGAAGTGCGGCCGCTGCAGGATTATTTCTAA
- the ypfJ gene encoding KPN_02809 family neutral zinc metallopeptidase, translated as MRWQGGRQSDNVEDRRTEGDDGGIPGGTGGGGFRFPSGGGMQSVRGGGISGILILAAIFLFLKFCTNIDPMQILVNGGLDQLAPGQSQTEPSSASRPTAQANDQMTQFVKTVLAETEDVWSGIFQAEGKQYPPPTMVLFNGQVRSACGFASAASGPFYCPGDRKLYIDLSFYDELDKKFGASGDFAQAYVLAHEVGHHVQNLIGVLPKFNQMRQNMSEADANAMSVRVELQADCFAGIWGHFTQQKGILEAGDLEEALNAAKQIGDDTLQRKMQGYVVPESFNHGTSAQRSAWFKRGFDSGKLDSCDTFSGGI; from the coding sequence ATGCGCTGGCAAGGCGGTAGACAAAGTGACAATGTTGAGGACCGCCGCACCGAGGGTGACGATGGCGGTATCCCCGGAGGAACGGGCGGTGGTGGATTTCGCTTCCCGAGCGGCGGCGGCATGCAGTCGGTTCGTGGCGGCGGTATCTCCGGCATCCTTATTCTCGCGGCGATTTTCCTGTTCCTGAAATTCTGCACGAATATTGATCCGATGCAGATTCTGGTGAATGGCGGACTGGACCAGCTGGCGCCGGGACAGAGCCAGACCGAGCCATCGTCGGCTTCCCGCCCCACCGCGCAGGCAAATGACCAGATGACCCAGTTCGTCAAAACTGTTCTGGCGGAGACCGAGGATGTCTGGAGCGGCATTTTCCAGGCCGAAGGCAAGCAGTATCCGCCACCCACCATGGTTCTGTTCAATGGACAGGTTCGTTCTGCCTGCGGTTTTGCCAGTGCGGCCTCCGGACCATTCTATTGCCCTGGTGATCGCAAGCTCTATATCGATCTGAGTTTCTATGACGAGCTGGACAAGAAATTCGGTGCATCCGGCGATTTCGCTCAAGCCTATGTGCTGGCCCATGAAGTCGGCCATCACGTCCAGAACCTCATTGGTGTTCTGCCGAAGTTCAACCAGATGCGCCAGAACATGAGCGAGGCCGATGCCAATGCCATGTCTGTACGAGTTGAACTTCAGGCCGATTGCTTTGCCGGTATCTGGGGACATTTCACCCAGCAGAAGGGCATTCTCGAAGCGGGTGATCTGGAAGAAGCGCTCAATGCCGCCAAGCAGATTGGTGATGACACCCTGCAGCGGAAAATGCAGGGCTATGTCGTTCCTGAAAGCTTCAACCACGGCACCTCTGCCCAGCGCAGTGCGTGGTTCAAGCGCGGCTTTGACAGCGGTAAACTCGACAGCTGCGATACATTCAGCGGCGGTATCTGA
- a CDS encoding aspartate/glutamate racemase family protein: MRTIGLIGGMSWESTAVYYRQINEAVRIRLGGLASAKVAMQSLDFSEVVALQKSDRWDDAAALLSDAAKRLEAAGADCVLICTNTMHLVAAEVAQSVTIPLIDIRRETGRVLAANGKKRPLLLATRYSMEHGFYADYMRDEFGIDVMVPNEIDRAKIHSVIFDELCCGIVKPESRQALEKIILRGKEAGADCVILGCTEICLSITDDNVALPVFDSTTIHSDAAVSMALEEGVANKQNAV; encoded by the coding sequence ATGCGCACGATTGGCCTGATTGGCGGAATGAGCTGGGAAAGCACTGCGGTTTATTACCGGCAGATCAACGAAGCCGTCCGTATCAGGTTGGGTGGCCTTGCTTCCGCCAAGGTCGCCATGCAATCGCTGGATTTCTCCGAAGTCGTCGCCCTGCAAAAGAGCGACCGCTGGGATGATGCCGCGGCGCTCCTATCCGATGCGGCCAAGCGCCTTGAAGCTGCTGGCGCCGATTGCGTGCTCATCTGCACCAACACCATGCACCTTGTGGCTGCTGAAGTGGCACAGTCCGTCACCATTCCGCTGATCGATATTCGCCGCGAGACTGGCCGCGTGCTGGCCGCCAATGGCAAGAAGCGCCCGCTGCTTCTGGCAACCCGCTACTCAATGGAGCACGGTTTCTACGCCGATTACATGCGCGATGAATTCGGCATTGACGTTATGGTGCCCAATGAGATCGACCGCGCGAAAATTCACTCGGTGATTTTTGATGAACTCTGCTGCGGTATCGTCAAGCCGGAGTCCCGTCAGGCACTGGAAAAAATCATCCTGCGCGGCAAGGAAGCCGGAGCCGATTGCGTCATTCTCGGCTGTACCGAGATTTGCCTGTCCATCACAGACGACAATGTGGCCCTGCCAGTGTTTGATTCCACAACGATCCATTCCGATGCTGCCGTTTCCATGGCGCTGGAAGAGGGTGTGGCAAACAAGCAGAACGCTGTTTAA
- a CDS encoding Lrp/AsnC family transcriptional regulator — protein MLDDRDRKILDLLQEDSSIGVSDMADRVSLSISACSRRIQRLEEEGYIARRVVLLDRPVMGLPTTMFVIVRTARHSADWLEQFRAAIIDIPEIVEVHRMTGTIDYILKLVLPRVEAYDGIYKTLVEKVEFFDISASVSMETLKATTALPTHYAR, from the coding sequence ATGCTCGATGATCGTGACCGCAAAATCCTTGATTTGCTGCAAGAAGATTCGTCCATAGGGGTATCCGATATGGCCGATCGCGTTAGCCTTTCCATCTCGGCATGCTCCCGCCGCATCCAACGTCTGGAGGAAGAGGGCTATATTGCCCGAAGAGTCGTTCTTCTCGACCGGCCCGTTATGGGCCTGCCAACGACAATGTTCGTTATTGTGCGCACCGCGCGGCACTCCGCCGATTGGCTGGAACAGTTCCGCGCTGCCATCATCGATATCCCTGAAATTGTCGAAGTACACCGGATGACCGGCACCATTGATTATATCCTGAAGCTGGTCCTGCCGCGCGTCGAAGCCTATGACGGGATTTACAAAACACTGGTGGAAAAGGTCGAGTTCTTTGACATATCTGCCTCGGTTTCCATGGAGACGCTGAAAGCAACCACGGCTTTGCCAACCCATTATGCGCGGTAG
- a CDS encoding TCR/Tet family MFS transporter: protein MIDPVLAKRGLTLVFVMLLLDVIGIAIIVPVMPAYLEELTGSDVSHAAIDGGWLLFVYAAMQFVFAPLIGNLSDRYGRRPVLLASVFTFAIDNLICALATSFGILFIGRVLAGISGASFSTASAYIADVSKDENRAKNFGLLGIAFGVGFILGPIIGGLLGEFGPRVPFYGAALIAFLNFIVAYFFLPETLDAKNRRTFDWKRANPLGALKQMRGHKGILWIGLVFFMLTLGHMAYPSVWSFVSDYRYGWNQRDIGLSLGVFGMGGALVMVFILPRVVARFGEWRTAVIGLVFTALGFFGYAAAWQGWMVYAVIVATCLESIADPAMRSIASAKVPPSEQGELQGAMTSMFSITNVIGPLIFTQIFAIFTAPTAAFAFGGAPYVLGGIFVVIAVAVFVLRVEKPAITTHEPLEPGALVSGEAS, encoded by the coding sequence ATGATTGATCCCGTTCTTGCCAAGCGTGGGCTGACACTTGTCTTTGTCATGCTTCTTCTTGATGTCATTGGCATTGCGATCATCGTTCCTGTCATGCCTGCCTATCTGGAAGAATTGACGGGGTCTGATGTCAGCCATGCGGCGATTGATGGCGGATGGTTGCTGTTTGTCTATGCGGCGATGCAATTTGTCTTTGCGCCGCTGATCGGCAATCTGAGCGACCGGTATGGCCGTCGTCCGGTACTGCTGGCCTCGGTGTTCACCTTCGCCATCGACAATCTGATCTGCGCGCTGGCGACAAGTTTCGGCATACTCTTTATCGGACGTGTGCTGGCGGGTATCAGCGGCGCGAGCTTTTCCACAGCGTCCGCCTATATTGCCGATGTCAGCAAGGACGAGAATCGCGCCAAGAATTTTGGCCTGCTTGGCATTGCGTTCGGTGTGGGTTTTATTCTCGGTCCGATCATTGGCGGTCTGCTGGGCGAATTTGGTCCGCGCGTCCCCTTCTATGGTGCGGCGCTGATCGCGTTCCTCAATTTCATCGTCGCCTATTTCTTCCTGCCGGAAACGCTTGATGCGAAAAACCGCCGGACGTTCGACTGGAAACGTGCCAACCCGCTCGGCGCCTTGAAGCAGATGCGCGGTCATAAGGGCATTCTGTGGATCGGGCTTGTTTTCTTCATGCTGACGCTTGGCCATATGGCCTATCCGTCCGTCTGGTCGTTTGTCAGCGATTACCGCTATGGCTGGAACCAGCGGGATATTGGCCTGTCGCTGGGCGTCTTCGGCATGGGCGGTGCACTGGTTATGGTGTTCATCCTGCCGCGGGTTGTGGCGCGGTTTGGTGAGTGGCGGACGGCGGTGATCGGGCTGGTTTTCACGGCGCTGGGTTTCTTCGGTTATGCCGCCGCATGGCAGGGCTGGATGGTCTATGCGGTCATCGTGGCGACGTGCCTTGAAAGCATTGCTGATCCAGCCATGCGCAGTATTGCTTCCGCCAAGGTTCCGCCATCCGAGCAGGGTGAATTGCAGGGTGCGATGACCAGCATGTTCAGCATCACCAATGTGATCGGCCCGCTGATTTTCACCCAGATATTTGCGATTTTCACAGCGCCGACGGCAGCTTTTGCCTTTGGCGGCGCGCCCTATGTGCTTGGCGGAATTTTTGTTGTCATCGCCGTGGCGGTCTTTGTGCTGCGCGTGGAGAAGCCCGCCATAACGACACATGAACCGCTGGAACCGGGTGCCTTGGTGTCCGGTGAAGCTTCATAG
- a CDS encoding TetR/AcrR family transcriptional regulator, translating to MARTIAERADVIPALAETFREYGFEGASLSVIGEKTGLGRGSLYHFFPGGKDEMATAVLQHIDAWFEERIYRPLRQSDDPQAAISAMCRAVSDYFQSGRRVCIVGAFALDNVRDRFASAILDYFAVWKSSLATALQKAGHQQDQAVDLAEDAVANIQGALVLARALNDPAIFERAMIRIEKRLL from the coding sequence ATGGCACGAACCATTGCCGAGCGCGCCGATGTCATTCCCGCCCTTGCTGAAACCTTCCGTGAATATGGTTTTGAAGGCGCAAGCCTTTCGGTGATTGGCGAAAAAACCGGTCTTGGCCGCGGCAGCCTCTATCACTTCTTTCCCGGCGGCAAGGACGAGATGGCAACGGCCGTGTTGCAGCACATTGATGCGTGGTTTGAAGAGCGCATCTATCGCCCGCTGCGCCAATCGGATGATCCACAAGCAGCAATCAGCGCCATGTGCCGGGCCGTGTCGGATTATTTCCAGTCGGGGCGCCGCGTCTGCATTGTCGGCGCTTTCGCCCTCGACAATGTCCGCGACCGTTTTGCCAGCGCTATTCTTGATTATTTCGCTGTTTGGAAAAGCTCCCTTGCCACGGCACTGCAAAAGGCCGGTCATCAACAGGATCAGGCCGTCGATCTTGCCGAGGACGCGGTTGCCAATATTCAGGGCGCATTGGTTCTCGCCCGCGCGCTCAATGATCCAGCCATATTCGAGCGCGCGATGATCAGGATCGAGAAGCGCTTGCTATGA
- a CDS encoding nuclear transport factor 2 family protein: protein MSEQRPPLPPFTRETATQKVRAAEDGWNTRNPERVALAYTADSYWRNRAEFVQGREAIAAFLARKWNRELDYRLIKELWAFADNRIAVRFAYEYHDDSGNWFRAYGNENWEFDANGLMQTRFACINDLPIKESERKFFWDRSGPRPADHPGLTELGL from the coding sequence ATGTCCGAGCAGCGTCCACCCCTTCCGCCCTTCACCCGCGAAACCGCCACCCAGAAAGTCCGTGCGGCGGAAGATGGCTGGAATACCCGCAATCCGGAACGGGTGGCGCTGGCCTACACAGCCGATAGCTATTGGCGCAACCGCGCCGAATTCGTGCAGGGGCGCGAGGCCATCGCCGCATTTCTTGCGCGCAAATGGAACCGTGAACTGGATTATCGCCTGATCAAGGAACTCTGGGCCTTCGCCGACAATCGCATCGCCGTGCGTTTCGCCTATGAATATCACGATGATTCCGGCAACTGGTTTCGCGCCTATGGCAATGAAAACTGGGAGTTCGATGCAAACGGCCTGATGCAAACGCGTTTTGCCTGCATCAACGATCTGCCAATCAAGGAATCCGAGCGGAAATTCTTTTGGGACCGGTCCGGCCCGCGCCCGGCGGATCATCCCGGATTGACCGAATTGGGCCTCTGA
- a CDS encoding aldo/keto reductase, whose product MSDAKRISLNSEGLSLSRLVLGAWRLLDQGAKPTAAEVARLIDEAVDLGLTSIDHADIYGNYGVEAAFGAGLAGWSGKRQSIELITKCDIMLTSSERPQNRVKHYDTSAAHIKASVDRSLQNLKTDYIDVLLLHRPDPLMDADETAAGLQDVVKAGKVRAVGVSNFTPSQMDLLTSRLPFPLVTNQIEMSVTYTAPLTDGSLDHAQRLRYSPMIWSPLGGGSLFTGTGEQEQRVRAALKAVGDEIGVDDISAIAIAWLLRHPARLIPVLGSLKRDRLAKMVSALDIKLERQQWFAILKASTGEDVA is encoded by the coding sequence ATGTCCGACGCAAAACGTATTTCGCTCAATTCTGAAGGTCTGTCGCTGTCCCGGCTGGTACTGGGCGCATGGCGGCTGCTGGATCAGGGTGCAAAGCCGACAGCGGCAGAGGTGGCGCGGCTGATTGACGAGGCCGTTGATCTCGGACTGACCAGCATTGATCATGCGGATATTTATGGCAATTACGGTGTTGAGGCGGCTTTCGGTGCGGGACTTGCCGGTTGGAGCGGCAAGCGCCAGTCGATCGAGCTGATTACCAAATGCGATATCATGCTGACATCATCAGAGCGTCCGCAAAACCGGGTGAAACATTACGATACCAGCGCGGCGCATATCAAAGCGTCGGTGGATCGTTCGTTGCAGAACCTCAAGACCGATTATATCGATGTGCTGCTGTTGCATCGTCCCGATCCGCTGATGGATGCGGATGAAACCGCAGCCGGATTGCAGGACGTGGTGAAGGCGGGAAAAGTGCGCGCCGTGGGCGTGTCGAACTTCACGCCGTCGCAGATGGATCTGTTGACCTCGCGCCTGCCATTCCCGCTTGTTACCAACCAGATCGAAATGTCGGTAACTTACACGGCGCCGCTGACCGATGGCAGTCTCGATCATGCCCAGCGGCTGCGCTATTCGCCAATGATCTGGTCGCCGCTGGGTGGCGGCAGCCTGTTCACCGGAACAGGCGAGCAGGAACAGCGGGTGCGTGCCGCGCTGAAAGCGGTTGGTGATGAGATTGGTGTCGATGACATCTCGGCGATTGCCATCGCCTGGCTCCTGCGCCATCCGGCGCGGCTTATTCCGGTGCTTGGCAGCCTGAAACGCGATCGTCTGGCAAAGATGGTGTCAGCACTCGATATCAAACTCGAGCGCCAGCAGTGGTTCGCCATTCTGAAAGCCAGCACCGGTGAGGACGTGGCTTAA
- the carA gene encoding glutamine-hydrolyzing carbamoyl-phosphate synthase small subunit: protein MTTTDAGAKTAAWTEFKPTAVLVLADGTVIEGKGLGATGACEAEVCFNTALTGYEEILTDPSYAGQIVTFTFPHIGNVGTNKEDIEDLNPANRAGAVGAIFKADITAPSSYRAAEHLDHWLKARGVIALAGVDTRALTVLIREKGMPNGVIAHDPEGKFDIPALTKRAAAWHGLLDLDLAKDVTSGQSSVWTEKPWVWNEGFDQQTTPDFHVVAIDYGIKRNILRLIAGLGAKVTIVPATATADDVLAHKPDGIFLSNGPGDPAATGKYAVPAIQELIKTDIPVFGICLGHQMLALALGGDTKKMHQGHHGANHPVRDDTTGKVEIVSMNHGFAVDADSLPDGVEETHVSLFDGSNCGLRVTGKSIFSVQHHPEASPGPQDSHYLFRRFANLIRARQGLEPLPERDQAA from the coding sequence ATGACAACCACAGACGCAGGGGCAAAAACTGCAGCCTGGACAGAATTCAAGCCGACAGCGGTTCTGGTTCTGGCCGATGGAACAGTCATTGAGGGCAAGGGTCTGGGTGCAACCGGCGCCTGCGAGGCGGAAGTCTGCTTCAATACCGCGCTGACCGGCTATGAGGAAATCCTCACCGACCCCTCCTATGCGGGCCAGATCGTCACCTTCACCTTCCCGCATATCGGCAATGTCGGCACCAATAAAGAAGACATTGAAGACCTGAACCCGGCCAACCGCGCCGGTGCCGTCGGCGCCATTTTCAAGGCTGACATCACGGCACCATCAAGCTACCGCGCCGCCGAGCACCTCGACCATTGGCTGAAGGCGCGCGGCGTGATTGCGCTTGCCGGTGTTGATACCCGCGCCCTCACCGTTCTCATCCGCGAAAAAGGCATGCCCAATGGCGTTATCGCCCATGACCCGGAAGGCAAGTTCGACATCCCGGCCCTGACCAAACGCGCCGCCGCCTGGCATGGCCTTCTCGATCTTGATCTCGCCAAGGATGTTACATCAGGCCAAAGCTCCGTATGGACCGAAAAGCCATGGGTGTGGAACGAAGGTTTTGACCAGCAGACAACGCCTGATTTCCATGTGGTCGCCATTGATTACGGCATCAAGCGCAATATCCTGCGCCTCATTGCCGGGCTTGGTGCCAAGGTCACAATCGTTCCGGCAACGGCAACGGCTGACGATGTTCTCGCGCACAAGCCCGACGGCATTTTCCTGTCAAACGGTCCCGGCGATCCCGCTGCAACGGGCAAATATGCGGTTCCGGCTATTCAGGAACTGATCAAGACGGATATTCCCGTTTTCGGCATCTGCCTTGGTCATCAGATGCTGGCGCTGGCGCTCGGCGGTGACACCAAGAAAATGCATCAGGGCCATCACGGTGCCAACCATCCGGTGCGGGACGACACAACGGGCAAGGTGGAAATCGTTTCAATGAACCACGGTTTTGCCGTGGATGCGGATTCATTGCCCGATGGGGTCGAAGAAACGCACGTATCGCTGTTTGACGGCAGCAATTGCGGCCTGCGCGTAACTGGCAAATCGATCTTCTCGGTGCAACATCACCCTGAGGCATCGCCCGGCCCGCAGGACTCGCACTACCTGTTCCGCCGGTTCGCCAATCTGATCCGCGCCCGTCAGGGTCTGGAACCCCTGCCCGAACGCGATCAGGCTGCCTGA
- a CDS encoding GatB/YqeY domain-containing protein, producing MLRDTIAGALTSAVKAQDKRRVSTLRLIMAAIQDRDILNRGSGKDPVTSDEITAILAKMIKQREESARLYEEGNRLELAEQERSEIEIISGFLPRQLGEDDIRQACTQVIDEIGAGGLRDMGKCMNALKEKYAGQMDFTKASGIVKEILQ from the coding sequence ATGCTGCGCGATACTATCGCCGGGGCACTGACATCAGCCGTCAAGGCACAGGACAAGCGCCGTGTTTCAACGCTGCGCCTGATCATGGCCGCTATTCAGGATCGGGATATTCTCAATCGTGGATCGGGCAAGGACCCGGTTACTTCAGATGAAATCACCGCGATTCTCGCCAAGATGATCAAGCAGCGCGAAGAATCCGCGAGGCTTTACGAGGAAGGCAACCGCCTTGAACTGGCTGAGCAGGAGCGCAGCGAGATCGAGATCATCAGCGGTTTTCTGCCCAGGCAGCTTGGCGAAGACGATATCCGTCAGGCCTGCACACAGGTCATTGATGAAATCGGTGCAGGCGGCTTGCGCGATATGGGCAAGTGCATGAATGCGCTGAAGGAAAAATATGCAGGGCAGATGGACTTCACCAAGGCCAGTGGCATTG